The following nucleotide sequence is from Pseudonocardia abyssalis.
CGTCGCCCGCCCGTAGGTGGCTCGTCCCGATTGCAGGCCGTGCTGCGACGTCGGCGGCGGGCCGGTGACGGCTCCGGGGCACGAGCGTCAGGCTCCGATCGACACCGGCTGCGCGGCCCGGCTCCGGGTCACCGGCACCGCCACCGCGACCACCACCGCCCCGGCGACGGCGACCCAGCCCAGGCCCGCAGCCTCGTACAACGGGCCGGCGAGCAGCCCGGCCACCGCGGCACCGCCGTAGGTCGCAGCCGAGTTGAGCGCGAGCACCGCACCCCGGGCGTCCGGGGCGGCGGCGGAGAGCCGGCTCACCAGCAGCGTCAGCGCGACGTGGTTGACCAGGCCCCACACCACCGCCGCGCCGAGCAGCACCGCGAGCACGCCGACGGTCGCGGCGAGCACGAGGTAGACCCCGGCCAGCGCGGCGAGGACCGGGGCGAGCCCGATGCGCCCGGCGTACCGGTCGGTCGCCGCGCCGAGCCCGAACCCGATGCCGTAGGCCAGGGCGAGCAGCCCCGCCCCGGCCGCGCCGCCGCCGTGCAGCAGCCGGATCTCGGCGCCCGCGAAGCCGAACACGGCGTAGAACGCGCTCATGAAGGCCAGCGTGCCGAGCAGCAGCCGGGCGACCCCGGGGATCCGCAGCGCCGCAGCGATCCGCGGACGCGGCGTCGAGGGGACCGCCGAGGCGGGCAGTGTCCGGTAGAGCACCACCTGTGCAGCGGCCAGCACCGCGAGCGCACCGAGCACCCCGCGCCAGCCGACGAGGTCGGCCAGCAGCGTCGACACCGGCACCCCGGCGACGAGCGCGACCGACCAGCCCGTCAGCACCCGCCCGGTCGCGCGGGCCTGTTCCCCCGGTGCGGCGAGCTCGGCGGCGAACGCGTAGGTCGCGGGCAGGACCACACCCGCGGCGGCCCCGGCCAGCACCTGCGCGGCGGCGAGCACCTCCCAGTTCGGCGCGAGGGCGGAGATCGCCGAGCTCACCGCGAGCACGACTGCACCGGCCGTCAGGGCTGTCGCGCGCGGGATGCGGTCCAGTCGCGGGCCGAGCAGCAGCGCCACCAGCACGACGCCGACGCCGTACGCGGCCAGCGCGCGGCCGATCTCCGACGGGGTGGCGACGAGGGACGCGGTGAGGTCGGGCAGGAGCGGGGCGAGCAGGAACGACTGCGCCCCGACCGCGACGACCCCCGCGGTGAGGACGGTGAAGTGGCGGGTCATGCACCGAAGATGCTTCGGCGCGACCGCCGAATCCAGCGATCGACGTTCATCGTGAAGAGTCTTCGGCCGAAGGCCTGTCAGGATGGGGTCATGGACCCGATGGACCGGAGGATCGTCGGCCTCCTCCTCGACGACGCCGACCGCACCTACGCCCAGCTCGGTAGGGCGGTGTCGCTCTCGCCCGCCGCGGTGCACGAGCGGGTGCGCAGGCTCCGCTCCTCCGGGGTCATCCGGCGGACGACGGTGGAGGTGGATCCCGACGCGCTCGGCGTCGACGTCCTCGCGTTCGTCCTGCTCGACACCGAGGGCTGGGCCCGCGATCACGTGTTCGCCGCGGCGGAGGCCGACCCGCGCGTCGAGGAGGCGCACTCCGTCGCGGGCAACAGCAACTTCCTGCTCAAGGTGCGCGCGTCCGGCCCCGACGGGCTGGAGGACGTGCTGCGCATGCTCTACCAGGTGAAGGGCGTGGTCCGGACCCGCACGATCACGGTGCTGCGCCGGGGGTTCGAGCGGGGCGTCGCGTTGCCGTAGCCCTACCGACGCGGCGACGCGGCGACGCGGGGGTCAGCCGGCGGGGACGAGTGCGTGGCGCAGGGCGGCGTAGGCCAGCGCGTCGACGAGCGCCAGCCAGGACGCCTCGACGACGTTGCCGTGCACGCCGACCGTCGTCCACTCCCCCGCCTTGTCCGACGACCCGATCAGCACCCGCGTGACCGCACCGGTGCCGCGCGTGAGGATGCGGACCTTGTAGTCGGTCAGGTCGACGTCGGCGAGCCACGGGCACGACGGGGTGAGCGCTCCGCGCAGGGCCGCGTCGAGGGCGTTGACGGGGCCGTTGCCCTCGCGGGTCGCGATGAGCCGCTCCCCGTCGACGACGATCTTGACGGTCGCCTCGGCCACGATCTCGCCGTCGGCGCGCCGCTCGGTGATGACGCGGTAGGACTCCAGCTCGAACGGTGCGGTCCCGGCGTCGCCGCGGGCGGTGCGCATGAGCAGTTCCAACGAGGCGTCCGCGGCCTCGAACGACCAGCCGTGCGCCTCGCGCTCCTTCACGGTCGCCACGACCTGCGACACCGCGTCGGGATGGCCGGCCAGGTCGATGCCGAGCTCGGTGCTCTTGAGCTCGACGCTGGCCCGGCCGGCCATCTCGGTGACGAGGATCCGCTGCCCGTTGCCGACGTCCACGGGGTTCATGTGGTTGTACAGCTCCGGGTCCACCTTGATCGCACTCGCGTGCAGGCCCGCCTTGTGGGCGAACGCTGACGTCCCGACATAGGCCTGGTGGGTGTCGGGAGCGATGTTGGCGATCTCCGCCAACGCGTGCGAGGTGCGGGTCATCTCCGCCAGGGATCCGTCCGGTAGGACGGGCATCCCCAACTTGGTCACCAGGTTCCCGACCACGGCGAACAGATCGGCGTTGCCGGCCCGCTCCCCGTAGCCGTTCGCGGTGCACTGGACGTGCGTGGCGCCGGCCTGCACCGCGGCCACCGAGTTGGCGACCGCGCAGCCGGTGTCGTCCTGGCAGTGGATGCCGAGGCGGAAGCCCGTGCGGGCCGCCACCTCGGCCACCACCTCGGCGATCCCCAGGGGGAGCATGCCGCCGTTCGTGTCGCACAGCACCGCGACGTCGGCGCCCGCCCCGACGGCTGCTTCCAGCACGCGCAGAGCGGTGTCGGGGTCGAACGCGTAGCCGTCGAAGAAGTGCTCCGCGTCGACGAAGACCCGGCGGCCCTCCCCGACGAGGAACGCCACCGTGTCGGCGACCATCGCGCAGTTCTCCGCCGTGTCGGTGCGCAGCGCGCGCTCGACGTGGCGGCGGTCGGACTTCGCGACCAGCGTGACGACCGGGGCCGCGCTGTCCAGCAGCGCCCGGACCTGCGGGTCCTGCGCCGCCGTCGTGCCGGGGCGCCGGGTCGCCCCGAACGCCACCAGTGCGGCGTGGCGCAGGTCGAGCTCCCCCGCCGCGGCACGGGCGAAGAACTCGGTGTCCTTCGGCATCGCACCCGGCCAGCCGCCCTCGACGTAGCCGACGCCGAGCGCGTCGAGGTGCCGGGCGACGGCGAGCTTGTCGGCCACCGAGTAGGAGATGCCCTCGCGCTGTGCACCGTCGCGCAGTGTCGTGTCGTAGACGTGGAAGGCGTCGCCGAGCGGGGTGGCGGCAGGGGTGGTCCGGAACATCTCGATCTCCTCATCGGCAACAAAAAAGACCCCTCGCGGATGCGAGAGGTCTGCGCGGCGGCTGGATGGAGCTAGCCGTCGCGCCTGCCGATAATGATCACGGTGCTGTACACGTGGCCGAGCATGGCACGGACCCTCCCGACCTGTCACCCGGCCGTCCCACATCGCGGGACAGCGGTAGGCACCTCCGCCGGCGATCCACCAGGGTGCTTGCAGCGACCGTGTGCACCGCCGCACGAGGTCTCGTCAGCGAAAGGTGTCGCCTTGTACCAGCTCACCGCCCTCTACAACCACCCCGAGGACCCGGCCGCGTTCGACAAGCACTACACCGAGGTGCACGCGGTGATCGCGAAGAAGATCCCCGGCCTGCTCCGCTACACGATCAGCCACCCCGGCCCCGACCCCGAGGGCAACAAGCCCCCGTACTACCTGGTCGCGGTGCTCGACTTCGCCGACGAGGCCGCGTTCGGCGCGGGCATGGGCGGGGAGCACGGTCAGGCCGCCGTGGCCGACCTCCCGAACTTCGCGGGCGCGGGGGTGGCGCTCCTGACCGGCGAGGCGAACGAGGCCTGAGCTCGCCGCCCCGAAATGGCAGCAAAGCCACTGTGCCGCCAGGAGACGGCAGCACAGTGGCTTTGCTGCAACGGGATTCTCCGAACGCCCACGGTGCGCGGACCTCTCGGGTGACCATCCGGGCATGGGCTCAGCTCGCACCCCCACCGCCCGCCGGAGTCAGCGGCTGCGCGTCGTGTTCCCGGACGGCGTGGCCACCGCCCGCCGACTCGTCGCCGCCGGGATCCCCGAACGGACCGTCTACAACCGCTGCCGCGACGGAGGTCCCTGGCGGCGGCTGCTGCCGGGGGTGGTCCTGCTCAGCAACGGCGAGCCCAG
It contains:
- a CDS encoding Lrp/AsnC family transcriptional regulator; amino-acid sequence: MDPMDRRIVGLLLDDADRTYAQLGRAVSLSPAAVHERVRRLRSSGVIRRTTVEVDPDALGVDVLAFVLLDTEGWARDHVFAAAEADPRVEEAHSVAGNSNFLLKVRASGPDGLEDVLRMLYQVKGVVRTRTITVLRRGFERGVALP
- the cimA gene encoding citramalate synthase, with amino-acid sequence MFRTTPAATPLGDAFHVYDTTLRDGAQREGISYSVADKLAVARHLDALGVGYVEGGWPGAMPKDTEFFARAAAGELDLRHAALVAFGATRRPGTTAAQDPQVRALLDSAAPVVTLVAKSDRRHVERALRTDTAENCAMVADTVAFLVGEGRRVFVDAEHFFDGYAFDPDTALRVLEAAVGAGADVAVLCDTNGGMLPLGIAEVVAEVAARTGFRLGIHCQDDTGCAVANSVAAVQAGATHVQCTANGYGERAGNADLFAVVGNLVTKLGMPVLPDGSLAEMTRTSHALAEIANIAPDTHQAYVGTSAFAHKAGLHASAIKVDPELYNHMNPVDVGNGQRILVTEMAGRASVELKSTELGIDLAGHPDAVSQVVATVKEREAHGWSFEAADASLELLMRTARGDAGTAPFELESYRVITERRADGEIVAEATVKIVVDGERLIATREGNGPVNALDAALRGALTPSCPWLADVDLTDYKVRILTRGTGAVTRVLIGSSDKAGEWTTVGVHGNVVEASWLALVDALAYAALRHALVPAG
- a CDS encoding MFS transporter, whose translation is MTRHFTVLTAGVVAVGAQSFLLAPLLPDLTASLVATPSEIGRALAAYGVGVVLVALLLGPRLDRIPRATALTAGAVVLAVSSAISALAPNWEVLAAAQVLAGAAAGVVLPATYAFAAELAAPGEQARATGRVLTGWSVALVAGVPVSTLLADLVGWRGVLGALAVLAAAQVVLYRTLPASAVPSTPRPRIAAALRIPGVARLLLGTLAFMSAFYAVFGFAGAEIRLLHGGGAAGAGLLALAYGIGFGLGAATDRYAGRIGLAPVLAALAGVYLVLAATVGVLAVLLGAAVVWGLVNHVALTLLVSRLSAAAPDARGAVLALNSAATYGGAAVAGLLAGPLYEAAGLGWVAVAGAVVVAVAVPVTRSRAAQPVSIGA
- a CDS encoding EthD family reductase, encoding MYQLTALYNHPEDPAAFDKHYTEVHAVIAKKIPGLLRYTISHPGPDPEGNKPPYYLVAVLDFADEAAFGAGMGGEHGQAAVADLPNFAGAGVALLTGEANEA